DNA sequence from the Bradyrhizobium diazoefficiens genome:
CGGAACGGGAAATCGGCCTGCGCGGTGACGTGATAGGTGCGGCCGAACAGGTTGAAGTCGTTGACATAGGTCGATCCGAAATAGGTCTGGATCGTGTCGTTGATGTTGGCGATGGGCACGCCGAGCTTCTGCGCCTTGGTGCGGTCGATATCGACGAACAGCTGCGGCGTGTTGGCCGAGAACGGCGAGAACACCGAGGTGAGGTTCGGCGATTTGCGCGCGGCGGCGACGAGCTCGTCGGTCGCCGATGCGAGCAGCTCCGGCCCGCGGCCCTGCCGGTCCTGGATGCGGATGGTGAAGCCGCCGCCGGTACCGATGCCGGGCACGGCCGGCGGCGGAATGACGATGATGAAGGCGCCCTGGATCGCGGCGAGGCGCTTGCGCAGCTCGGCGGTGATGGCGTTGGCTGTCAGCCCCTTCTTCAGCCGCACTTCGGGCTCATCGAATACCGGAAACAGCGCGGCCGCATTGCCGGCCTGGGTGCGCGTGGCGCCGGAGAAGCCGGCGAAGGCCGCAACGCGGATGATACCCGGCGTATCCAGCGAGATCCGCTCGATCTCACGCACGATTTCAGTCGTGCGCGCCAGCGACGCCGCACCCGGCAATTGCACCGATATGATGACGTAGCCGCGGTCCTGCGCCGGAATGAAGCCTTGCGGCGTGGTCCCGATCAGCCAGCCGGCGCTGCCGATCAGGACGACGTAGACCAGCAGCATCAGCACCGAGTGCCGGATCACGAAATTGGCGACACCGGCATAACCATGCGCCAGCCGGTCGAACACGCGGTTAAAGGCGCCGGTGAAGGCGTTCCAGCCGCGCGCGAGCAGATTCCAGGCGGCGGGCGGCCGCTTCTCTTCATGGGGGATGAGGATCTGCGAGGCCAGCGCCGGCGACAGCGTCAGCGAGCAGAAGCAGGAGATCGCGGTCGCGACCGCGATGGTGACGGCGAATTGTTGGAAAAACTGGCCGGATATGCCGCCCAGGAACGCCGTCGGCACGAACACTGCGCACAGCACCAGTGCAATCGAGACCAGCGCGCCGCCGACCTCTTCCATGGTCTTCAGCGCCGCGTCGCGCCGGCTCAAGCCGTGCTCGAGATGCCGCTCGACATTCTCGACGACGACGATGGCGTCGTCGACCACGATGCCGACAGCGAGCACAAGGCCGAACAAAGTGAGATTGTTGATCGAGAAACCGAGCGCCGCCATCACCGCAAACGTACCGACGAGGGAGACCGGGATCGCGATGATCGGGATGATCGCGGGCCGCCAGCCCTGCAAAAATACCAGTACGACCACGACCACGAGCAGCATGGCCTCGTAGATGGTCTTGATCAGCTCGTGGACGGACTGCGCGATGAACTCGGTCGGGTTGTAGCCGATATTGTAGTCCAGCCCCTTCGGAAATCTCTCCTTGAGCTTCGTCATGGTGTCGGAGATATGTTTTGCCGTCGCAAGCGCGTTCGATCCCGGCCGCTGCGTCACCAGCATGGCGACCGCAGATTTGCGCAGCAAGAAGCTGTTGGTGCTGTAGGCCAACGCACCGAGCTCGATGCGGGCGACATCGCGCAGGCGCACCGTACGCCCGTCCGGACCGGCCTTGATCAGGATATCCTCAAACTGCTTCTGGTCTTTCAACCGTCCCGTGAAAACCAGGTTCGGCTGAAAGGCGCGGTCGGCAATCGGCGGCTCGGCGATCTGGCCGCCTGCGATCTGCACGTTCTGGGCGCGGATCGCGGCCAGCACCTCGGTCGAGGTCAGGCCGAGATTGGCGATACGATCAGGGTCGAGCCACAGCCGCATCGAATAATCGCGCGCGCCAAAGATCTGGATATCGCCGACGCCGTCGATGCGCAGCAGCTGGTCGCGGACCTGGAGCAGCGCATAGTTGGAGATGTAGAGCTGGTCGAATGTGTCGTCCGGCGAGAGCATGAACACGACCATCAGGATGTCGGGCGAGTTCTTGCGAGTGACGACGCCGTTGCGCTGCACCTCGTCCGGCAGCTGCGGCTGTGCGATCGCGACGCGGTTCTGCACCAGCACCTGCGCCTTGTCGAGGTCCGTCCCCAGCTTGAAGGTGACGGTGATGGTGAGCTGGCCGTTCGAAGTCGCCTGGCTGTAGAGATACAGCATGTCCTCGACGCCGTTGATCTGCTGCTCGATCGGAGCAGCGACGGTGTCGGACACGGTCTGCGCCGAGGCGCCCGGATATTGCGTGGTGACGACGACGGTCGGCGGCACCACTTGCGGGTATTCGGAGATCGGTAGCGTCTGGTAGGCGAGCGTACCGACGATCAGGAGCACGATCGACAGCACCATCGCGAGGATGGGCTGATTGATGGAGAGGCGGCCAAGATTCATGACTTGTCACCAGCCTTGCCACCGGCCGGCGCTTGAGCGGTCTGCGGGGTGACCTTGGCGCCGACGCGGGCGCGCTGAATGCCGTTGACGATGACGCGGTCCTCGGCCTTCAGCCCTTCGCGGATCACGCGCAGGCCATCGTCGAGCGGTCCGAGAACCACGGGGCGCGCTTCCACGGTGTCGTCGGGCTTCACCACAAAAACGATCTTGCGCGACTGGTCGGTCGCGACCGCGACGTCCGGGATCAGCAGCGCCTCGTAAGGCGCGCTGCCGATCAGGCGAACGCGACCGAACTGGCCGGGCAGGATCGAGAGATCAGTGTTCTTGACCACGGCGCGGCTACGCAGCGTGCCTGTGGAGACATCGAGACGGTTGTCGAGGAAGTTGATGGCGCCGTCATGCGACGGCTTGGTTTCACCTGCCAGCGCCACCTGCACGGGATTCGCGGTGTCGCGAGAGCTCGGACGCTTACCCTCGAACCAGAGCTTGCTGTATTTGATGAAGGTCGTCTCATCCATATCGAAATAGACGTAGATCGGATCGAGCGTCACGATCGAGGTCAGCAAGGTCGAGGACCCATTGTCGCTGCCCTGCACCAGATTGCCGGGGCTCACGAGATGGCGGCTGACGCGGCCGGTAATCGGCGCGGTCACATGGGTGAACTCGATGTTGAGCTGGGCCGCCTTCAGCGCGCCTTCAGCCTGGGTCTCAGCGGCATGCGCGGCCTGCAAGGCCTGGCGGCGCTGGTCGACGACCTGCTCGGAGACCGCATTGGTCTGGACCAGGTTCAGACCGCGGTCGAGCTCGCGCTTGGCGAGCTCCACCTTGGCTCGGGCGTCGGAGAGCTGGCCGTCGGCCTGCTCGGCCACCGCCTCGAACGGGCGCGGGTCGATCACATAGAGCAAATCGCCCTGATGCACGATCGCGCCGTCCTGGAACTCGACCGAGTTGACGAAGCCGCCGACGCGCGGGCGCACCTGCACCTCTTCCACCGCCTCGAACCGGCCGGTGTACTCGTCCCAATCGGTGACGGTGCGCTTGACCGGCTGGGCGACAGTCACCGACGGAGGCGGTGGCGCCGCCGCCTGCGAGGCCGGCTGTCCGCAACCGGTGAGTGCGAACGCGGCTACGAGAAGCCCGGCTATCGCGTAAGGCCCGGGCTGAACGAAATCGTGCGTTTTGACAGATTGCTCGCTTCCGTCCGGTCCAGTCATCCCAGGTCCTCGCATAAAAGCCGCGGAAATAGCAGGGTACGCCCGTACCCGCGGGCGCCACAAGATGGGTCGCGATGATGAACTCTTCAAGACCAAAGCGCGGGCAATGCTCAAGGGAATGCCCTGGCCGGATGGCGGGTTGACACCGCCGTCTTCGCCTCTCCCCGTTAAGAACGAGGAGCGAAACGAGAGAGCGCCAGCGTCTTCGCACATGACGGGGGCGGGGGGCTCGGCTAGATTACCCCTTACAAAACAAGACAAATTATCCCGGGAGGACAGGCGTGCATCAGGGACGTGTCGTTTACGGCGCGATTGAGGAGGTCGTGTTCGGCCATCCGGCAACTGAAGCCATCATCGGCCAGATGGATCGGCTGGGGACGGGTCGCGCCTTCCTGATGGTCTCGGGCACGCTGAACCGTCAGACCGACGAGATCGCAAAAATCGTGCAGGCGCTCGGCCCGCGCTGCGCCGGGCTGTTCGATGCCATGCCCGCACACACGCCGCGCGAGGCGGTGATCGCAGCCACTCATGCGGCGCGAGAGGCGGGCGCCGACCTGATCGTCACCGTTGGCGGGGGCTCGATCACTGACGGCGCCAAGGCCGTGCAGCTCTGTCTCGCCAACGGCATCGACGACATCGACAGCATCGAGCGCATCCGCGTGCATAAGGGCGTTGCGCCGGAGATGACCGCGCCAACCGTGCGTCAGATCAGCGTGCCGACCACGATTGCCGGCGGCGAGTTCTCGTCGATTGCGGGCGTGACCGACCTCAGCACTCATGTGAAGCAGATGCTGCGGCATCCGCTCGCGGTGCCGCGCGCGACCATCCTCGATCCCGCCATCACGGTGCACACGCCGGAATGGCTGTTCCTCTCGACCGGCATCCGCGCCCTCGACCACTGTGTCGAGGCGATCTGCTCGCGTGAGACCCATCCTTACGCGGATGCACAGTCGGTGAAGGGCCTCGCCATGCTCGCCGACGCCCTGCCGCGGGTGAAGGCCGACCCAAGGGATCTCGACGCGCGGATGGATGCGCAGATCGGCACATGGCTGTCGATGGGTGCGCTCGCGGCCGGCGTTCCGATGGGGGCGAGCCACGGTATCGGCTATGTCTTGGGCGCGGCGTTCGACGTGCCGCATGGCTACACCTCTTGCGTCATGCTACCAGCGGTAATGCACTGGAACGCGCGCGACAATGCCGAGCGCCAGACGATCGTCGCCGCCGCGATGGGCTTTCCCGGCCATGACGCCGCCGACGTGCTCGATGCCTTCATCCGCTCGCTCGGCATGCCGCACTGCCTCGCTGACGTCGGCGTTTCGCCGGAGCATTTCGACGCCATTGCAGCACAGGCGATGCGCACGAACTGGATCCCGCACAATCCACGCAAGATCGAGAACCCAGCGCAGCTGCACGAAATCCTGCTTCTTGCCGCATAAATCCAGCCGGAGGACTGATGTACCCAGGTCTGCATGCCCGCCTGCGCCCGCTGCAACCCGCCTTCATCATGGCTGCGACGGGCGAGGCCGTCACCTATCGCGAGCTTGATGCGCGCAGCAATCGCCTCGCGCATCTGTTTCGCAAGCAAGGCTTGAAGCGGCTGGATCACTACTCGATCTTCATGGAGAACAATTCCCGTTACCTCGAAGCCTGCGGCGCGGGCGAGCGCTCCGGTCTCTACTACACTTGCATCAACTCGTTCCTGACGCCGGGCGAGCTCGCTTATCTCCTCGTCAACAGCCAGTCGAAAATCTTGATCACATCGACGGCAAAACTCGACATCGCGCGCGAGGCGATCCAGGCCTGTCCGGACGTCAAGCTCTGCATCGTCGCCGACGGCCCCGGCAAGAGCGATCGAATCGTTGGACTGGCGGAGGTCACCGCCGACCTGCCGAAGACGCCGATCCCTGATGAGTGGCTCGGCACAGCCATGCTCTATTCGTCCGGCACGACGGGACGGCCGAAAGGCATCCTGCGGCCATTGCCGAAAGAGCCGCCGAGGCACAATCTGCCGCTGTTCGATTTCCTGACAAAACTCTGGCACTACCGCGAAGGCATGGTCTATCTGTCGCCGGCCCCGCTCTATCACTCGGCGCCGCAGGCTGCGGTCAATCTCACCATCCGCATCGGCGGCACCGCGATCATCATGGAGACGTTCGATCCGGAGCGCTATCTCCAACTCGTCCAGCAATGGAGCGTTACACACACGCAGCTGGTGCCGACAATGTTCTCGCGCATGCTAAAGCTGCCGGAGGAGGTGCGCACACGCTATGATCTCTCCTCGCTCGAGATCGCGATCCACGCCGCCGCGCCCTGCCCGGCGCTGGTCAAGGACGATATGATCAAATGGTGGGGACCAATCATCAACGAATATTACGGCGCGACCGAGGGCCTCGGCTTCACCGCCTGCAACAGCGAGGAATGGCTTAGCCACCGCGGCACCGTCGGCAAGGTCCTGCTGGGCGACCTCCGCATTCTCGACGAGAACATGCAGCCGTGCCCGACTGGTACACCCGGCCAGGTCTGGTTCAAGACGGCTTCGCCGTTCGAATATTTCGATGACCCGGAGAAGACCAGGGAGGCGCGCTCGGCCGATGGCAGCATGAGCACGGTCGGCGACGTCGGCTATGTCGACGAGGACCGCTTCCTCTATCTGACGGACCGCGCGACCTTCATGATCATCTCCGGCGGCGTGAACATCTATCCGCAGGAATGCGAGAATCTGCTGATCACCCATCCGAAGGTTGCGGATGCCGCGGTGTTCGGCGTTCCCAATCCCGATCTCGGCGAGGAGGTGAAGGCGGTGGTGCAGCCGATGCCGGGCGTTGTGCCGGGCCCGGCGCTTGCCGAGGAACTGATCGCCTTCTGCGGGGCCTCGCTGTCGCGGCAGAAGGTGCCGCGCTCGGTGGATTTCGAGAAGGAGCTGCCGCGGCTGCCGACGGGAAAACTTTACAAGCGGCTGCTGCGCGACCGGTACTGGGGCGACAAGACGTCGCGGATTGTGTGAGGGCGCTGCTGCGTGTCATGCGCGAGCAAGCGTTGCAAGCTCCGCTGTCGTCCCGGGCAAGCGTAAGCGCAGACCCGGGACCCATACTGCCAGGGAGACGTTGCGGCGCGAACTGCCAACCACGAGTCTTCGCCAAACCACGTCCTGTGGCTATGGATCCCGGATCGGCGCGCGCTTGTCCGGGACGACGGCGGAGTTTGTAGATGCGACTGCGCACAGCATTCGCACAGGAACCGTGACTTCGCACCTGCACTCTCACAATATGAGAAGTCGCCGCGTGCGGCCTTCCGTCATCCGAATTGTCGAGACGGCACGCGGCCTTGCCGGTTGCCTCCCTCCACGCGGCTCGGCTATCCTCGGTCAAACAGGCCACAAAAGGCCGATGTCCAGGGAGGACCGAGGATGCGGAGCGTGTGGGCGCTCGCCGCGACGGCGGCGCTATCTTTGCTGGCGTTTTCGACCGCAACATTCGCCGGCGAGCCCAAGCAGGGCGGTATCCTGCGTGTGTATCACCGCGACAGCCCGGCGAACGCGTCCATCCTCGAGGGTGCGACCTATTCGATCAACGTGCCCTTCATGGGGGTGTTCAACAATCTCGTGATCTATGATCAGCACATCGCGCAGAACAGTCCTGACACGCTCAGGCCTGAGCTGGCCGAAAGCTGGTCGTGGAGCAGCGACAACAAGAAACTGACGTTCAAGCTCCGCCAGGGAGTCAAATGGCATGATGGCAAGCCGTTCACATCGGCCGATGTCAAGTGCACGTTCGATCTGCTGATGGGCAAAGCGCAGCAGAAGCTGCGACAGAATCCGCGCAAGGCCTGGTACAACGAAGTCAACGACGTCACGCCCAACGGGGATTTCGAGGTCTCCTTCGACCTGAAGCGGCCGCAACCCTCGCTGCTGGCGATGCTCGCTTCCGGCTATACACCGATCTATCCCTGTCATGTCTCGCCGGCGGATATGCGCACCCACCCGATCGGGACCGGACCGTTCAAATTCGTCGAGTTCAAGGCCAATGAGTCGATCAAGCTGACCCGCAATCCTGACTATTGGCGCAAGGGCCGGCCCTATCTCGACGGCATCGAGTACACGATCATCACAAACCGCTCGACCGCGATTCTCGCGTTCGTCGCCGGAAAATTCGATATGACCTTTCCGACGCACATTACCATTCCGCTGCTGAAGGACATCAAGTCGCAGGCGCCGAACGCGGTCTGCGTCGTCGAGCCGACCAATGTCTCGACCAATATCATTGTCAATTCGGCCTCCCCGCCGTTCGACAACATCGATATCCGCCGCGCGATGGCGCTGGCGCTCGATCGCAAGGCCTTCGTCGACATCCTGTTCGAAGGGAAGGCCGACATCGGCGGCACCATGCTGCCCCCGCCGCAGGGCATCTGGGGCATGCCCAAAGACAAGCTCGAGACCATTCCGGGCTACGGCCCGGACGTGAACGCGAATCGCGAGGAAGCGAAGAAGCTGATGCAGAAGGCGGGCTACGGCCCCGACAAGCATCTGGCGGTGAAGGTTTCGACGCGCAATCTCGCGGAATATCGCGATCCCGCGGTGATCCTGATCGACCAGCTCAAGAGCATCTATATCGATGGTGAACTGGATGTCGTGGAGACCGCGAACTGGTTCCCGAAGGTCGCGCGCAAGGACTATATGCTCGGTCTCAATTTGACCGGCAATTCCGTCGACGATCCCGACCAGTCCTTCTACGAGAATTATTCCTGCGGCTCGGAACGGAACTACACCAACTACTGCAACAGGGAAATCGAGAAGCTGTTCGACGCGCAGTCGCAAGAGATCGACACCAACAAGCGCAAGCAACTGGTCTGGGACATCGACAAGAAGCTGCAGGAGGATGTCGCCCGTCCGATCATCTTTCATGCGCGGGCCGGCACCTGCTGGCAGCCCTATGTCAAGGGGATCACGATCATGTCGAACAGCTCCTATAACGGCTTTCGCTACGAGGATGTGTGGCTCGACAAGTAGCCTGCCAGGCTGAAGAGGTTTTTTTGAGCATGATCTTGTCGGAAAACCGCCACGCAATTTGCGCTAACGCGGCCCTCCGGGTCTGGATCATACTCTAGCGGCCCGCGGAGAGCGAAGGATGTTTGCCTATCTGGTGCGGCGCCTGTTGCTGATGCTCGTGACCCTGTTCGGGATCTCGGTCGTCATTTTTTTCCTGCTGCGCATCGTGCCCGGCAACATCGTCGACATCCTGTTCGCCGCGGCGGGCTATGTCGATCCCGCCGACAAGATCGATCTCGAGAAGCAGCTCGGCATCGATCAGCCGCTGGTGATACAATATCTGCACTGGATCAGCGGCCTGCTGCACGGCGATCTCGGTTACTCCTACGTCTCGGAGAAGCCCGCGCTTCAAGAGATTCTGCCGCGGATTCCGATCACCGCGCGGCTCGCTGGCCTCGCGCTGCTGTTCTCGGCGTCGATCGGCATTCCGCTCGGCGTCATCAGCGCCGTCAAGCAGGGCACACGGCTCGACTATGCGCTGCGTGTGGTGAGCTTGAGCGGATTATCCTTGCCCTCGTTCTGGCTCGGCCTGCTGATCCTCACCGCGGCGGTGGCGATGTTCGGCCAGATACCGATCTTCAATCCCAATCCGGCCACGTGGCTGGAGGCGTTCGCGACCTACGCGGTGCCCGCGGCCGCCGTCGGCTTTCGCAGCGCGGCGCTAACCATGCGCATCACCCGATCCTCGATGCTGGAAGTGCTGCGGCAGGACTATATCCGCACCGCCCGCGCCAAAGGCGCATCGGAGACCGCGGTGAATTACCAGCATGCGCTGAAGAACGCGATCCTACCCGTCATCACCGTGATCGGC
Encoded proteins:
- a CDS encoding multidrug efflux RND transporter permease subunit, encoding MNLGRLSINQPILAMVLSIVLLIVGTLAYQTLPISEYPQVVPPTVVVTTQYPGASAQTVSDTVAAPIEQQINGVEDMLYLYSQATSNGQLTITVTFKLGTDLDKAQVLVQNRVAIAQPQLPDEVQRNGVVTRKNSPDILMVVFMLSPDDTFDQLYISNYALLQVRDQLLRIDGVGDIQIFGARDYSMRLWLDPDRIANLGLTSTEVLAAIRAQNVQIAGGQIAEPPIADRAFQPNLVFTGRLKDQKQFEDILIKAGPDGRTVRLRDVARIELGALAYSTNSFLLRKSAVAMLVTQRPGSNALATAKHISDTMTKLKERFPKGLDYNIGYNPTEFIAQSVHELIKTIYEAMLLVVVVVLVFLQGWRPAIIPIIAIPVSLVGTFAVMAALGFSINNLTLFGLVLAVGIVVDDAIVVVENVERHLEHGLSRRDAALKTMEEVGGALVSIALVLCAVFVPTAFLGGISGQFFQQFAVTIAVATAISCFCSLTLSPALASQILIPHEEKRPPAAWNLLARGWNAFTGAFNRVFDRLAHGYAGVANFVIRHSVLMLLVYVVLIGSAGWLIGTTPQGFIPAQDRGYVIISVQLPGAASLARTTEIVREIERISLDTPGIIRVAAFAGFSGATRTQAGNAAALFPVFDEPEVRLKKGLTANAITAELRKRLAAIQGAFIIVIPPPAVPGIGTGGGFTIRIQDRQGRGPELLASATDELVAAARKSPNLTSVFSPFSANTPQLFVDIDRTKAQKLGVPIANINDTIQTYFGSTYVNDFNLFGRTYHVTAQADFPFRKEPSDLARLRTRNAAGDMVMLGSVVDFRDVSGPDRVARYNLYAASELQGEPAAGVSSTTALNTIKKLADGTLPSGFSFEWTDLSYQQINGGNAGLYVFPICVLFVYLVLAAQYGSWTLPFAVILIVPMCLLAATIGVRIMGQDVNILTQIGFVVLVGLAAKNAILIVEFARDIENEGKPRLEAVIEACRLRLRPILMTSFAFILGVLPLVISSGSGSEMRQAVGVAVFFGMIGVTLFGLLFTPIFYVVVRNLAEGRRDKKKVEVAA
- a CDS encoding efflux RND transporter periplasmic adaptor subunit, producing the protein MTGPDGSEQSVKTHDFVQPGPYAIAGLLVAAFALTGCGQPASQAAAPPPPSVTVAQPVKRTVTDWDEYTGRFEAVEEVQVRPRVGGFVNSVEFQDGAIVHQGDLLYVIDPRPFEAVAEQADGQLSDARAKVELAKRELDRGLNLVQTNAVSEQVVDQRRQALQAAHAAETQAEGALKAAQLNIEFTHVTAPITGRVSRHLVSPGNLVQGSDNGSSTLLTSIVTLDPIYVYFDMDETTFIKYSKLWFEGKRPSSRDTANPVQVALAGETKPSHDGAINFLDNRLDVSTGTLRSRAVVKNTDLSILPGQFGRVRLIGSAPYEALLIPDVAVATDQSRKIVFVVKPDDTVEARPVVLGPLDDGLRVIREGLKAEDRVIVNGIQRARVGAKVTPQTAQAPAGGKAGDKS
- a CDS encoding iron-containing alcohol dehydrogenase, whose amino-acid sequence is MHQGRVVYGAIEEVVFGHPATEAIIGQMDRLGTGRAFLMVSGTLNRQTDEIAKIVQALGPRCAGLFDAMPAHTPREAVIAATHAAREAGADLIVTVGGGSITDGAKAVQLCLANGIDDIDSIERIRVHKGVAPEMTAPTVRQISVPTTIAGGEFSSIAGVTDLSTHVKQMLRHPLAVPRATILDPAITVHTPEWLFLSTGIRALDHCVEAICSRETHPYADAQSVKGLAMLADALPRVKADPRDLDARMDAQIGTWLSMGALAAGVPMGASHGIGYVLGAAFDVPHGYTSCVMLPAVMHWNARDNAERQTIVAAAMGFPGHDAADVLDAFIRSLGMPHCLADVGVSPEHFDAIAAQAMRTNWIPHNPRKIENPAQLHEILLLAA
- a CDS encoding AMP-binding protein, whose translation is MYPGLHARLRPLQPAFIMAATGEAVTYRELDARSNRLAHLFRKQGLKRLDHYSIFMENNSRYLEACGAGERSGLYYTCINSFLTPGELAYLLVNSQSKILITSTAKLDIAREAIQACPDVKLCIVADGPGKSDRIVGLAEVTADLPKTPIPDEWLGTAMLYSSGTTGRPKGILRPLPKEPPRHNLPLFDFLTKLWHYREGMVYLSPAPLYHSAPQAAVNLTIRIGGTAIIMETFDPERYLQLVQQWSVTHTQLVPTMFSRMLKLPEEVRTRYDLSSLEIAIHAAAPCPALVKDDMIKWWGPIINEYYGATEGLGFTACNSEEWLSHRGTVGKVLLGDLRILDENMQPCPTGTPGQVWFKTASPFEYFDDPEKTREARSADGSMSTVGDVGYVDEDRFLYLTDRATFMIISGGVNIYPQECENLLITHPKVADAAVFGVPNPDLGEEVKAVVQPMPGVVPGPALAEELIAFCGASLSRQKVPRSVDFEKELPRLPTGKLYKRLLRDRYWGDKTSRIV
- a CDS encoding ABC transporter substrate-binding protein yields the protein MRSVWALAATAALSLLAFSTATFAGEPKQGGILRVYHRDSPANASILEGATYSINVPFMGVFNNLVIYDQHIAQNSPDTLRPELAESWSWSSDNKKLTFKLRQGVKWHDGKPFTSADVKCTFDLLMGKAQQKLRQNPRKAWYNEVNDVTPNGDFEVSFDLKRPQPSLLAMLASGYTPIYPCHVSPADMRTHPIGTGPFKFVEFKANESIKLTRNPDYWRKGRPYLDGIEYTIITNRSTAILAFVAGKFDMTFPTHITIPLLKDIKSQAPNAVCVVEPTNVSTNIIVNSASPPFDNIDIRRAMALALDRKAFVDILFEGKADIGGTMLPPPQGIWGMPKDKLETIPGYGPDVNANREEAKKLMQKAGYGPDKHLAVKVSTRNLAEYRDPAVILIDQLKSIYIDGELDVVETANWFPKVARKDYMLGLNLTGNSVDDPDQSFYENYSCGSERNYTNYCNREIEKLFDAQSQEIDTNKRKQLVWDIDKKLQEDVARPIIFHARAGTCWQPYVKGITIMSNSSYNGFRYEDVWLDK
- a CDS encoding ABC transporter permease — encoded protein: MFAYLVRRLLLMLVTLFGISVVIFFLLRIVPGNIVDILFAAAGYVDPADKIDLEKQLGIDQPLVIQYLHWISGLLHGDLGYSYVSEKPALQEILPRIPITARLAGLALLFSASIGIPLGVISAVKQGTRLDYALRVVSLSGLSLPSFWLGLLILTAAVAMFGQIPIFNPNPATWLEAFATYAVPAAAVGFRSAALTMRITRSSMLEVLRQDYIRTARAKGASETAVNYQHALKNAILPVITVIGIEAAFLIGGLIVTETVFNIPGVARFLVEAIRWRDYPIVQNLVMLVAVVVVSANFIVDMLYAVFDPRIRYTD